The following are encoded together in the Leptolyngbya sp. FACHB-261 genome:
- a CDS encoding helix-turn-helix domain-containing protein encodes MARWAITQEQLADLLGVSRSAVAHWFSALDSKHKRNPPESVKRQLAEINALWSLYENEPEHLRQAWEARRLRILKASSPPPDGPS; translated from the coding sequence ATGGCACGGTGGGCTATCACCCAAGAGCAACTGGCAGACCTCTTAGGTGTTTCTAGAAGCGCAGTTGCTCATTGGTTCAGTGCCCTGGACAGCAAGCATAAGCGCAACCCACCGGAATCCGTAAAGAGGCAGTTAGCGGAGATCAATGCTCTCTGGAGCCTCTATGAGAACGAGCCAGAGCATCTGAGGCAAGCTTGGGAAGCAAGAAGGCTTAGGATTCTGAAGGCATCATCTCCACCTCCTGATGGTCCGTCTTGA